A part of Eubacterium sp. AB3007 genomic DNA contains:
- the dnaN gene encoding DNA polymerase III subunit beta: MKFSCDQQELVRALSVVSKAVTTRTTTQVMKGILIEAKEGGTLTMSASDLDISIQNTMQADVQEEGSVIAMAKLFVDIIRKLPHSEITIESDDDFNITIRSANSEFQVVGMSPDEFPERIKEQEGDKYIEFNRREFSSMIEKTAFAASIEEARGIITGVLLEIEPDGMNMVAIDGYRMAINKSAMVTGASGNVVIAAKMLGEIGKILADVGEDETGRLYLNEKKAVFLFDQTQAELKLMEGEFIRYKDILPREKKIRLVIDRVQLLNSIERASLLSRSGKNNLIRMNLTDNLVTISSTSEEGNVREDILVEKEGEDLVIGFNAQYMMDVLKKIDDEKILMYFNTQITPCVIEPLEGNQYEFIVLPVRIN, from the coding sequence CTGTGGTTTCCAAGGCAGTGACCACAAGGACCACCACTCAGGTCATGAAAGGGATCCTTATCGAAGCAAAGGAAGGCGGAACCCTTACCATGTCCGCATCTGATCTGGACATCTCTATCCAGAACACGATGCAGGCAGATGTTCAGGAAGAAGGCAGTGTCATTGCCATGGCCAAACTATTTGTGGACATAATCCGCAAGCTGCCCCATTCAGAGATCACCATCGAAAGCGATGACGATTTCAACATCACCATTCGATCCGCCAACTCGGAATTTCAGGTGGTAGGCATGTCTCCGGACGAATTTCCCGAGAGAATCAAGGAACAGGAAGGAGACAAATACATCGAGTTCAACCGGAGAGAGTTCAGCAGCATGATCGAGAAGACCGCATTCGCGGCCAGCATTGAGGAAGCCAGAGGAATCATCACCGGTGTTCTGCTGGAAATCGAACCAGACGGAATGAACATGGTGGCTATCGATGGCTACCGTATGGCGATCAACAAGAGCGCCATGGTTACCGGCGCTTCCGGCAATGTGGTGATCGCTGCGAAGATGCTGGGAGAGATTGGAAAGATCCTGGCCGATGTTGGGGAGGACGAGACAGGCAGGCTCTATCTGAACGAGAAGAAAGCCGTTTTCCTGTTCGACCAGACCCAGGCAGAACTGAAACTGATGGAAGGCGAGTTCATCCGCTACAAGGATATCCTTCCCAGAGAGAAGAAGATCCGACTTGTCATTGACAGAGTCCAGCTGCTCAACAGCATCGAGCGCGCCTCTCTCCTCTCCAGAAGCGGCAAGAACAACCTGATCCGCATGAATCTCACCGATAACCTGGTGACCATCAGTTCCACCTCCGAGGAAGGAAATGTCCGGGAGGACATCCTGGTGGAGAAGGAAGGCGAGGATCTGGTGATTGGATTCAATGCCCAGTATATGATGGACGTACTGAAGAAGATCGATGACGAGAAGATCCTAATGTATTTCAATACACAGATCACCCCTTGTGTGATCGAACCACTGGAAGGAAACCAGTACGAGTTCATCGTTCTGCCGGTGAGAATCAACTAA